Proteins from a single region of Pseudopedobacter saltans DSM 12145:
- a CDS encoding gliding motility lipoprotein GldH: MKMIFKCFLAIVIALSVASCSDNAIIDEYTAIAKENWSYDKPIKTVVDIKDSSIPYNIYINFRHTEDYKYSNIWLRLSEISPANKKTTVREEFQLALPDGKWIGKGSGNLYSYRLIYKEGLKFDTVGKYTFIIEQNMRDNPLKAITDVGLRIEPVK, translated from the coding sequence ATGAAAATGATCTTTAAATGCTTTTTGGCAATAGTTATTGCATTGTCTGTAGCTTCCTGCTCAGACAATGCAATTATTGACGAATACACTGCAATTGCTAAAGAAAATTGGTCTTATGATAAGCCAATAAAAACCGTTGTCGATATTAAGGACTCAAGTATTCCGTATAATATATATATAAACTTTAGGCATACAGAGGATTATAAGTATTCCAATATCTGGCTACGCCTTTCTGAAATTTCACCTGCAAATAAAAAGACAACAGTTCGCGAAGAGTTTCAGCTGGCCCTGCCTGACGGCAAATGGATTGGGAAAGGTTCAGGCAATCTTTATAGTTACAGATTGATTTACAAAGAGGGTCTTAAATTCGATACTGTTGGGAAGTACACTTTCATTATCGAGCAAAACATGAGGGACAATCCATTAAAAGCCATTACGGATGTTGGCCTAAGGATTGAGCCAGTGAAATAA
- the ruvX gene encoding Holliday junction resolvase RuvX, with product MARIMSFDFGTKRIGIAVTDPMKIIANGLTTVHPKDIVEFLKKYLLTESVETFVVGEPKQMDGTDSQSAVHVRAFVNLLKKNFSEIPVEMMDERFTSKMASAAILQSGAKKKTRQDKALVDTVSATIILQSYMEKLGM from the coding sequence ATGGCTAGAATAATGTCCTTCGATTTCGGTACCAAGCGAATAGGAATTGCGGTAACTGATCCTATGAAGATTATCGCAAATGGTTTAACCACAGTACACCCAAAAGATATAGTAGAGTTTCTTAAGAAATATTTATTGACGGAATCAGTTGAAACTTTTGTTGTGGGAGAACCTAAGCAAATGGATGGTACAGACTCGCAGTCTGCAGTACACGTAAGGGCTTTTGTTAATTTATTGAAGAAGAATTTTTCTGAAATTCCGGTGGAGATGATGGATGAAAGATTTACCTCGAAAATGGCCTCTGCAGCTATTTTGCAAAGTGGGGCAAAAAAGAAGACCAGACAAGATAAGGCGTTGGTAGATACAGTTTCGGCAACGATTATCCTGCAGTCTTATATGGAAAAGTTGGGTATGTAA
- a CDS encoding glucosaminidase domain-containing protein yields MKFHLSVKHILFFVLISIGLSSCSSKKKVIKPNHHGGSTYHHNNKEIEKEVNRQTKGNFVTYTAQTYIDRFKNIAITEMNKYGIPASITLAQGILESGNGNSDLARYANNHFGIKCTSDWRGKGYYKDDDAKDDCFRVYSNPDESYRDHSEFLKRKRYAPLFELEKDDYQGWARGLKAAGYATNPRYPELLISIIERYELHKFDRKEGKIEKIRREDRVLADINKNIPAEPIKDKPVDAPVAIEGDYYIVVKGDTPYSLSKRFGLTVDELLQMNQIYDGNIKIGQKLLIKKSADTALYKGSKAPVYNPTIYTVAPGDTLFSISKRFNVSIDDLTRLNYITDNNIKVGQELIIRK; encoded by the coding sequence ATGAAATTTCATTTGTCAGTTAAGCATATCCTTTTTTTTGTATTAATTAGTATAGGTTTAAGTTCTTGTTCCTCAAAAAAGAAAGTAATCAAACCTAATCATCACGGAGGTTCTACTTATCATCATAATAATAAAGAGATTGAAAAGGAGGTAAATAGGCAGACAAAAGGGAACTTTGTTACTTATACTGCACAAACCTACATCGATCGCTTTAAGAACATTGCGATAACGGAAATGAATAAATATGGGATTCCGGCCAGTATTACCTTGGCACAGGGAATTCTGGAGTCAGGAAATGGAAATAGCGATCTGGCAAGGTATGCGAATAATCACTTTGGTATAAAATGTACAAGCGATTGGAGAGGAAAAGGTTATTATAAGGACGATGACGCAAAGGATGATTGCTTTAGGGTTTACAGTAATCCGGATGAGAGCTATCGGGATCATTCTGAATTTTTGAAAAGAAAGCGCTATGCCCCCCTTTTTGAATTGGAAAAAGACGATTATCAAGGTTGGGCGAGAGGATTAAAAGCTGCAGGTTATGCTACAAATCCACGCTATCCCGAATTATTAATTTCTATTATAGAACGATATGAATTGCACAAATTCGACAGAAAGGAAGGTAAAATAGAGAAGATTAGAAGGGAAGACCGTGTTCTGGCAGATATCAACAAAAATATTCCGGCAGAACCTATAAAAGATAAACCGGTAGATGCACCTGTAGCGATAGAAGGCGACTATTATATTGTTGTAAAAGGAGACACTCCTTATAGCTTATCTAAAAGGTTTGGTTTAACAGTAGACGAATTGCTACAAATGAATCAGATTTATGATGGCAACATTAAGATAGGGCAAAAATTGTTAATAAAGAAATCAGCCGATACAGCTTTGTATAAAGGAAGTAAAGCACCTGTTTACAATCCGACAATTTATACGGTTGCGCCTGGCGACACGCTATTTAGCATTTCCAAACGTTTTAATGTAAGTATAGATGATTTAACGAGATTGAATTATATCACAGACAATAATATAAAAGTTGGTCAGGAACTTATAATTAGGAAGTAA
- a CDS encoding PSP1 domain-containing protein, whose translation MGCGSCSSGGGCTPAGCKSNGSCMTDGGCSKLDVYDWLSDMDSPANYKPFPFVEVRFKGSRKDFYRNVDNIYLEAGELVVVETTGGGYDVGHITLTGELVRVQMNRKKVSEEKAPLKIFRKATPQDVEKWKSAKEKEYETMHKARTIALELGLEMKLSDVEYQGDKTKATFFYTAEGRVDFRELIKKLAEAFRVRIEMRQIGMRQEASRLGGIGSCGRELCCSTWLTDFKTVSTAAARYQNLSLNTLKLAGQCGKLKCCLNYELDSYMDALKHIPDNADHLKTSKGEAKLQKTDIFKKIMWFSYIGEDSTWIPLPIDRVKEILTLNKQGQMPEELKDLGSFEEEIIIEKAFDYENVVGQDSLTRLDEKARKKKKKNKSGNNNPNNAENRSAKQSTNQPSQQHNRKPQQQSQNNQQNRSNNPSDKDRRPNNNASAENAPAKEQGGEQRSKKKFKKRKPNNNNNKKPDQA comes from the coding sequence ATGGGATGTGGAAGTTGCTCATCGGGTGGAGGATGTACACCCGCGGGCTGCAAAAGTAACGGTTCTTGTATGACCGATGGAGGTTGCAGCAAATTAGATGTTTACGACTGGCTTTCCGATATGGACTCGCCGGCTAACTATAAACCCTTTCCTTTTGTAGAAGTTCGCTTTAAAGGCTCTAGAAAAGATTTTTACAGAAACGTCGACAATATTTATTTAGAAGCCGGAGAACTGGTTGTGGTAGAAACAACAGGTGGCGGATATGACGTTGGCCACATTACACTTACCGGAGAATTGGTGCGTGTTCAAATGAACCGTAAAAAGGTAAGTGAAGAGAAAGCGCCACTAAAAATTTTCAGAAAAGCAACTCCACAAGACGTTGAAAAATGGAAAAGTGCAAAAGAAAAAGAGTATGAAACCATGCACAAGGCAAGAACTATTGCTTTGGAATTGGGCTTAGAAATGAAATTAAGCGATGTTGAATATCAGGGAGACAAGACAAAAGCAACCTTCTTTTATACAGCAGAAGGTCGTGTAGATTTTAGGGAACTGATAAAAAAACTGGCTGAAGCTTTTAGAGTTAGAATCGAAATGCGGCAGATTGGCATGCGCCAGGAAGCGAGCAGACTAGGCGGAATTGGTTCCTGTGGTCGAGAGCTTTGTTGCTCTACATGGTTAACAGATTTCAAAACTGTTTCTACCGCAGCTGCCAGATATCAGAATTTGTCTTTAAACACTTTGAAGCTGGCAGGACAATGTGGCAAGCTTAAATGCTGTTTGAATTATGAATTAGATAGCTATATGGATGCCTTAAAGCATATTCCAGACAATGCGGATCATTTGAAGACATCAAAAGGAGAAGCAAAGCTACAGAAAACAGACATCTTTAAGAAGATTATGTGGTTTAGCTATATCGGCGAAGACAGTACATGGATTCCCCTTCCGATAGATCGCGTAAAAGAAATTCTGACTTTGAATAAGCAGGGTCAGATGCCTGAAGAATTAAAAGATTTGGGTTCTTTTGAAGAAGAAATAATCATAGAAAAAGCTTTTGATTACGAAAATGTTGTTGGTCAGGACAGCTTAACCCGACTGGACGAAAAAGCCAGAAAGAAAAAGAAAAAAAATAAATCGGGCAATAACAATCCTAATAATGCAGAAAACAGAAGTGCTAAACAAAGTACTAATCAGCCTTCGCAACAACATAACAGGAAGCCACAACAGCAATCTCAAAATAATCAGCAGAACAGAAGCAATAATCCTTCCGACAAAGATAGGAGACCAAACAATAATGCTTCTGCAGAAAATGCACCTGCTAAAGAGCAAGGCGGCGAACAAAGATCGAAGAAAAAGTTCAAGAAAAGAAAACCGAATAACAACAATAATAAAAAGCCTGATCAAGCATGA
- a CDS encoding glycosyltransferase yields the protein MNKIKIVHIIGSLSTGGAERFAVDLCNELAKNAFYQVYIISLCKNNSQDVISQDISKQVKCLCFNKKSGFSPSVYIKLTKWFINVKPEIVHTHLNAFEYVLLYSLLSKKSRFFHTLHNMAQHESPKFLPAKYLRTLFYKYGKVKPITISRNGSETYRQHYNLKNDIRIENGRPNLKLSEERERLHNLYKSNSDDFLLVHIGRISEEKNQALLIDVVQKFNRLESKKCKLLIIGTGIDENLHKRLLKKVKNDPQIEFLGVRKNIGDYLSIADAFCMGSTFEGMPIVLIEALSMGCMPISTPVGGIPQMITHGITGFLSKDISLESYYETLKQALFSPEKAVIQNNCINAFKTYYHIEISAEAYSNVYYSMLNNKNILSMDGNKVEA from the coding sequence ATGAATAAAATAAAAATAGTGCATATTATCGGCAGTTTAAGTACCGGAGGTGCTGAAAGATTTGCTGTTGATTTATGTAACGAATTGGCAAAAAATGCCTTTTACCAGGTTTATATAATTTCGCTTTGTAAAAACAACTCACAGGATGTTATATCTCAGGATATTTCTAAACAGGTGAAATGTTTGTGTTTTAATAAGAAGAGTGGATTTAGTCCGTCTGTATATATAAAACTTACTAAGTGGTTCATTAATGTTAAACCGGAAATAGTTCATACACATTTAAATGCATTTGAATATGTCTTGTTATATAGCTTATTAAGCAAAAAAAGTCGCTTCTTTCACACACTGCATAATATGGCACAACACGAAAGCCCCAAATTTCTGCCAGCAAAATATTTGAGAACACTATTTTATAAATATGGAAAAGTGAAACCTATAACTATTTCGCGTAATGGAAGTGAAACCTATAGACAACATTATAACCTAAAAAACGACATTAGAATAGAAAATGGCAGACCCAATTTAAAATTATCAGAAGAACGTGAACGACTTCATAATCTATATAAATCAAATTCAGATGATTTTCTTCTGGTTCATATAGGGCGAATCTCGGAAGAAAAAAATCAAGCGCTGCTAATTGATGTCGTACAAAAATTTAATAGGCTGGAAAGTAAAAAGTGTAAGTTACTTATTATAGGTACAGGAATTGATGAAAATCTGCATAAAAGATTATTAAAAAAAGTTAAAAACGACCCTCAAATAGAGTTTTTAGGTGTCAGAAAGAACATTGGCGACTATTTAAGTATTGCTGATGCTTTTTGCATGGGCAGTACTTTCGAAGGAATGCCAATCGTTTTAATAGAAGCATTATCAATGGGCTGTATGCCTATTAGCACTCCGGTTGGAGGTATCCCTCAAATGATTACTCACGGAATCACTGGCTTTTTAAGCAAGGATATCTCTTTGGAGAGCTACTATGAAACTTTGAAACAAGCACTATTCTCTCCGGAAAAGGCGGTAATTCAAAACAATTGTATAAACGCGTTCAAAACGTATTATCATATAGAAATCTCTGCGGAAGCGTATTCAAATGTTTACTATTCAATGTTAAACAACAAAAACATTTTAAGCATGGATGGGAACAAAGTTGAAGCATAA
- a CDS encoding DNA polymerase III subunit, translating to MQFKDIVGQQEVKNHLVKMVKDQRISHAQLFLSPEGSGSLALAMAFAQYICCENKQENDSCGECSSCRKYQKIIHPDLHFSYPFFAKHKEDTALTFIEEWRKAFLNNPYLGLDEWRDNLSADNKQANINIAECHSIIQKLSLKPFESEYKILIMWLPEYLDKEGNALLKIIEEPPHKTLFLLVAQNQDQILNTILSRTQIVKIPKQKNEDIQQFLVEKRGLSENKAEQIAYLSNGSLQNALIFSEQEENDFHEKMANWLRACYSNKGSVFIPLAEDDLAKLGRENQKNLLRYGINLMRECILFLSGTPGLVHLPEKELEFISNFSKVLDIAKAEAIANEFEKAHYHIERNANPKILFLDVSLKLVKIIKFNTLPFTGTQHILI from the coding sequence ATGCAGTTTAAAGATATTGTAGGACAACAAGAGGTTAAAAATCATTTGGTTAAGATGGTCAAAGACCAAAGGATTAGCCATGCACAGCTTTTTTTAAGCCCCGAAGGTTCCGGAAGTCTGGCCCTGGCAATGGCTTTTGCTCAATATATTTGTTGCGAAAACAAGCAGGAAAATGATTCTTGTGGCGAATGCAGCTCTTGCCGGAAATACCAGAAAATCATTCATCCCGATCTGCATTTTTCCTATCCTTTTTTTGCAAAACATAAAGAAGACACTGCATTAACATTTATAGAAGAATGGCGTAAAGCTTTTTTAAATAATCCATACCTGGGTTTAGACGAATGGAGAGACAACCTGAGTGCAGACAACAAACAGGCAAACATCAACATTGCGGAGTGTCACAGTATTATTCAGAAACTCAGTTTAAAACCTTTCGAATCTGAATATAAGATTTTAATCATGTGGCTTCCCGAATATCTGGACAAAGAAGGAAACGCTTTATTGAAGATTATAGAAGAGCCTCCTCATAAAACGTTGTTCCTGTTAGTTGCTCAAAATCAGGATCAGATATTAAATACCATTCTGTCTAGAACGCAGATTGTAAAAATCCCAAAACAAAAAAACGAAGATATTCAGCAGTTTTTAGTTGAAAAACGAGGGCTGTCTGAAAATAAAGCGGAACAAATTGCTTATTTAAGTAATGGAAGTCTGCAAAATGCACTTATTTTTTCCGAACAGGAAGAAAACGATTTTCACGAAAAAATGGCCAATTGGTTAAGAGCCTGTTATAGCAATAAAGGATCTGTATTTATTCCACTTGCAGAAGATGATCTGGCCAAATTAGGTCGCGAAAATCAAAAAAATCTTTTGCGTTATGGCATCAATCTCATGCGCGAATGCATACTTTTTCTTAGTGGCACACCAGGTTTAGTACACTTACCGGAAAAAGAATTAGAATTTATTAGTAACTTTTCGAAAGTTTTGGACATAGCAAAAGCAGAAGCTATTGCAAACGAGTTCGAAAAAGCGCATTATCACATAGAACGGAATGCAAATCCGAAGATATTATTTTTAGATGTATCTTTGAAGTTGGTAAAAATTATAAAGTTTAATACGCTCCCTTTTACAGGGACTCAACATATATTAATATAA
- a CDS encoding GNAT family N-acetyltransferase, which yields MIIRKGLSTDLTELQKLFSDTIKAVCQKDYNHEQLEVWASGIENRQRWQTVMAKQHVIVAQDNNGKIIGFCSLDNGNYIDLMFVHKDCQRQGIAYKLYAEIEKEAKRQRQTELSSNVSKTARPFFERIGFSVKKEQSVNVKSITLTNYKMTKTIEAPTFGSHPE from the coding sequence ATGATTATTAGAAAAGGACTGTCTACCGATTTAACAGAGCTGCAAAAACTATTCTCAGACACAATAAAAGCTGTCTGCCAGAAAGATTATAACCACGAACAACTTGAGGTTTGGGCTTCAGGGATCGAAAACCGACAACGCTGGCAAACCGTTATGGCCAAACAGCATGTTATTGTAGCACAAGATAATAATGGAAAAATAATAGGTTTCTGTTCACTTGACAACGGCAATTACATTGATCTTATGTTTGTTCATAAAGATTGTCAACGCCAAGGAATTGCTTATAAACTCTATGCTGAAATCGAAAAAGAAGCAAAACGACAAAGGCAAACCGAACTAAGCTCTAATGTAAGTAAAACCGCCAGACCGTTTTTTGAAAGAATTGGCTTTAGTGTAAAAAAAGAACAAAGTGTAAACGTAAAGAGTATAACACTCACAAATTATAAGATGACAAAAACCATTGAAGCCCCAACTTTCGGGTCACATCCGGAATAG
- a CDS encoding DNA topoisomerase 3, with translation MKVVIAEKPSVGRELAKVFGATTRKDGYIEGKGYTFTWAFGHLLQLAPPQEYGFYGWRKENLPMLPQKFKLSIRKIKTKDGVVEDPAVKKQLDTIKRLFDECDEIIVATDAGREGELIFRYIYYYLKCKKPFRRLWISSQTDEAIKNGFRNLKPGTEYDTLFNSAHARSQSDWLVGMNATQALSISAGNKSVLSLGRVQTPTLAMICARFLEIKNFVPKIYYQVAIQLCKDEQFFKAISTKNFDTKEEAEEVLAKVLDVESGSPTGGHIKNVEGKAKKEPPPLLHDLSSLQQEANKKKGYTADQTLGILQNLYESKLVTYPRTGSRYIGDDIFATVPDLISKYKNHGLFGKSAEYLLENKLNKRSVNAKKVTDHHAVLPTGIDPGYLPEDKQAVYDMVVGRMLEAFHQDCIKETTKISIESGSDFVANGTVIKIAGWRSVFNDPDDEKKDASENATLPKVDKGENLPVTKKAVVEKQTKPKPQYTEATLLKALETCGKDIEDEELRYAMKDSGLGTPATRAAIIETLITREYISREKKNLIPTSKGLAIYEVVKEKKIAQAELTGQWEKRLEEIRGGASVLDFKNEIIDYTRNITQELLAAGIGLEKVLVTG, from the coding sequence ATGAAAGTAGTTATAGCCGAAAAGCCATCAGTAGGAAGAGAATTAGCGAAAGTTTTTGGAGCAACCACCAGAAAGGACGGATATATTGAAGGTAAGGGTTATACATTTACATGGGCTTTTGGTCATCTTTTACAATTGGCTCCGCCTCAAGAATATGGTTTTTATGGCTGGCGGAAAGAAAATCTACCTATGTTGCCACAGAAGTTCAAGCTTTCTATAAGAAAGATAAAGACAAAAGATGGCGTGGTAGAAGATCCGGCGGTAAAGAAACAATTGGATACTATAAAAAGATTGTTTGATGAATGTGATGAAATTATAGTAGCAACGGATGCCGGGAGAGAAGGGGAACTGATTTTCAGATACATTTACTATTATTTGAAATGTAAAAAGCCTTTTCGCAGACTTTGGATTTCGTCTCAAACCGACGAGGCTATAAAAAATGGTTTCAGAAACCTAAAGCCGGGAACAGAATACGATACCTTATTTAACTCCGCTCATGCAAGGTCGCAGTCGGACTGGTTGGTTGGAATGAACGCTACACAAGCTTTAAGCATATCAGCCGGAAACAAATCTGTTCTTTCTTTGGGCAGAGTGCAAACACCTACTTTAGCAATGATATGTGCCCGCTTTTTAGAGATTAAAAATTTTGTTCCGAAGATATACTATCAGGTAGCGATTCAATTGTGTAAAGACGAACAGTTTTTTAAAGCCATATCAACCAAAAACTTTGATACTAAGGAAGAAGCAGAGGAAGTTTTAGCTAAAGTTTTAGATGTAGAGTCAGGAAGTCCAACTGGCGGCCACATTAAAAATGTAGAAGGAAAGGCGAAGAAAGAACCACCTCCGCTACTGCATGATCTAAGTTCCTTACAACAAGAAGCAAACAAAAAGAAAGGATATACAGCCGATCAAACGTTGGGTATCCTACAGAATTTATATGAAAGTAAGTTAGTCACTTATCCCAGAACAGGTAGTCGATATATAGGTGACGATATTTTCGCTACAGTTCCAGATTTGATTTCTAAATACAAAAATCATGGACTGTTCGGGAAATCAGCGGAATATTTGCTGGAGAATAAGCTAAACAAAAGAAGTGTAAATGCTAAAAAAGTAACAGACCACCACGCTGTTTTACCGACCGGAATAGATCCGGGCTATCTGCCAGAAGACAAGCAAGCCGTTTACGATATGGTTGTAGGAAGAATGTTAGAAGCCTTTCATCAGGACTGTATTAAAGAAACAACTAAAATTTCTATAGAATCCGGAAGCGATTTTGTTGCCAATGGAACAGTTATAAAAATAGCAGGTTGGCGTTCCGTTTTCAATGATCCCGACGACGAGAAAAAAGATGCATCAGAAAATGCAACCTTACCAAAAGTTGATAAAGGAGAGAATTTGCCAGTAACAAAGAAAGCTGTTGTGGAAAAGCAGACTAAGCCAAAACCGCAATATACCGAGGCAACCTTATTAAAAGCACTGGAAACATGCGGGAAAGATATTGAAGACGAAGAACTGCGTTACGCTATGAAAGATAGTGGATTGGGAACTCCAGCGACTCGGGCGGCAATTATAGAAACCTTAATTACAAGAGAGTACATTTCCAGAGAGAAAAAGAACCTTATTCCAACGTCTAAAGGATTGGCTATCTACGAAGTCGTTAAGGAGAAAAAAATAGCTCAGGCAGAATTGACAGGACAGTGGGAGAAAAGATTGGAAGAGATCAGAGGAGGGGCTTCCGTTTTAGACTTTAAAAACGAGATTATAGATTATACCAGAAATATCACACAGGAATTACTGGCGGCCGGTATAGGATTAGAGAAAGTACTGGTTACCGGATAA
- a CDS encoding O-methyltransferase has translation MELINETLRQYLENYCEPEPELLKHIDRETNLKVLLPRMLSGHYQGRVISMITKLVNPKRILEIGTFTGYATLCFAEGLTEDGKIFTLDINEELEDRVRDYFNQSDYAQKIDYRIGNAQEIIPLLDEVFDIVFIDADKKNNYYYYLQVFDKVRKGGIVIVDNVLWSGKVLENKSDKDTSNIMNFNDEIAKDDRVEKLILPVRDGLFIIRKK, from the coding sequence ATGGAACTCATAAACGAGACACTCAGGCAATATCTGGAGAACTACTGCGAGCCGGAACCAGAGTTGCTAAAGCATATTGACAGAGAAACCAATCTGAAGGTTTTATTGCCCAGAATGTTATCGGGGCATTATCAGGGTCGGGTTATCAGTATGATAACGAAGTTAGTGAATCCAAAAAGGATATTGGAAATAGGAACTTTTACCGGTTATGCAACACTCTGCTTTGCCGAAGGCTTAACCGAAGACGGAAAAATATTCACATTAGATATAAATGAAGAGTTGGAAGACAGGGTAAGAGACTATTTTAATCAATCCGATTATGCACAAAAAATAGATTATCGGATAGGCAATGCGCAGGAAATAATTCCGTTACTAGACGAAGTGTTCGATATCGTCTTTATTGACGCCGATAAGAAAAACAATTATTATTATTATCTGCAGGTATTTGATAAAGTAAGAAAAGGTGGGATTGTTATTGTCGATAATGTGCTTTGGAGTGGCAAAGTGTTGGAAAATAAATCAGATAAAGACACCAGCAATATCATGAATTTCAACGATGAAATTGCTAAAGATGATCGGGTAGAGAAGCTAATATTACCAGTAAGAGACGGACTATTTATAATCAGGAAAAAATAA
- a CDS encoding single-stranded DNA-binding protein gives MENVINKVILSGFTGTDVNVKDFGKNKRMARVSLAVNESYRTTNGEEVKKTQWFTLIFWNAKATLAEEQIKKGTKLTVEGRLNNNIFEAKDGTKRYTTDIVVDDITLETSRK, from the coding sequence ATGGAAAATGTAATTAACAAAGTAATTCTATCTGGTTTCACAGGTACAGATGTAAATGTAAAAGATTTCGGTAAAAACAAAAGAATGGCTCGGGTAAGCCTTGCCGTGAACGAATCGTATAGAACTACGAATGGGGAAGAGGTTAAAAAGACACAATGGTTTACGCTGATATTTTGGAATGCGAAGGCGACACTTGCAGAGGAGCAAATCAAGAAAGGCACTAAATTAACGGTGGAGGGACGTTTAAATAATAATATTTTCGAAGCAAAGGATGGCACAAAGCGATACACTACAGATATTGTTGTCGATGATATAACCTTAGAGACCTCTAGAAAATAG
- a CDS encoding DUF3078 domain-containing protein: protein MNILLRSLFVFVIFLLTIAGANAQASFSESDTIPTSIIYPKKNPFVTRPNYFQITKKTLPFYLVQRKVNYWKTTASFGINLNQAAFSDNWSSGGVNSIAMTALMNYKSEYKKDAKNLSTEFILQYGKLKNKGQMERKTNDRIFWDNKASLQMSKNWYFFGSLSFESQFDIGYTYFKSKTTGRDTATAISKFMAPGYLTESIGFEYKPVKYFSTRLGTGTARQTFMLDTTLYRNNSKNFGVPRGDKVKNELAFQIVSNLDKDIATNMNLKARYMMFVAYDKLSQIDHRLDATLTAKVNRMVNVTINGTALYDNNSGDGKIQSMQSLALGLVYKLPR, encoded by the coding sequence ATGAATATACTTTTAAGAAGCTTGTTTGTATTTGTTATTTTTCTTTTAACCATAGCAGGTGCAAATGCGCAAGCAAGTTTTTCAGAATCAGATACCATTCCCACTTCTATCATTTATCCAAAGAAAAACCCATTTGTTACAAGGCCTAATTATTTCCAGATTACAAAAAAAACTTTGCCTTTTTATTTGGTTCAGAGGAAAGTGAATTACTGGAAAACAACCGCATCTTTTGGAATTAACCTGAATCAGGCTGCATTTAGTGACAATTGGAGTAGTGGAGGGGTTAATTCTATTGCTATGACGGCTTTGATGAACTATAAGTCTGAATATAAAAAGGATGCGAAAAACCTGTCTACAGAGTTTATATTGCAATATGGAAAATTGAAAAATAAAGGTCAGATGGAACGCAAGACCAATGACCGTATTTTTTGGGACAACAAAGCCTCTCTGCAGATGTCTAAAAACTGGTATTTTTTCGGTTCATTAAGTTTCGAGTCGCAATTTGATATCGGTTATACTTATTTTAAAAGTAAAACAACAGGTAGAGATACCGCAACAGCCATCTCTAAATTTATGGCACCAGGCTATCTTACAGAATCTATAGGTTTCGAGTATAAACCGGTAAAATATTTTAGTACGCGTTTAGGTACCGGGACCGCCAGACAGACATTTATGTTAGACACCACGCTGTATAGAAATAATAGTAAAAACTTTGGTGTTCCTAGAGGAGATAAAGTGAAAAATGAGTTGGCATTTCAGATAGTATCTAATTTAGATAAAGATATAGCAACCAATATGAACTTGAAGGCAAGGTATATGATGTTTGTGGCATACGATAAATTGAGTCAAATTGATCATAGGCTGGATGCTACCTTAACGGCGAAAGTGAACCGAATGGTGAATGTTACTATAAATGGAACGGCTTTATACGATAATAATTCGGGCGATGGGAAAATTCAGTCCATGCAGTCTTTAGCGCTGGGTCTGGTTTATAAACTTCCAAGATAA